In one Sphingomonas sp. AP4-R1 genomic region, the following are encoded:
- a CDS encoding Mrp/NBP35 family ATP-binding protein, producing MSDLPLLAAALDSVSDPVSGRGLLASGRASAPRLEGGRADVIVDVAGLAAVDRTALEAAVRAALLAVPGVSEARILLTADRPQRRIIAVASGKGGVGKSTVAANIAVALARRGVKVGLVDADIYGPSQPRLFDAHDRPDAKDKIMFPVPTRWGVPILSMGQLIEPGKAIAWRGPMAAGALSQLVDAHWGQTDVLILDLPPGTGDVQLTMIQKHRPVGAVIVSTPQDLALIDATRAIDLFFKAEIPIVGLVENMAGYACPHCGEISDPFGQGGAEAEAAALGLPFLGRIPLARGIRTASDAGMPPAAGDGPDAAPFHAIAAQIETWLNPSASPVF from the coding sequence ATGAGCGATCTCCCCCTCCTTGCCGCCGCCCTCGATAGCGTTTCCGATCCCGTCAGCGGCCGTGGGCTGCTCGCCTCCGGCCGCGCCTCCGCGCCCCGCCTCGAAGGTGGGCGCGCCGACGTGATCGTGGATGTGGCCGGGCTGGCGGCGGTCGATCGCACGGCGCTGGAGGCGGCCGTGCGCGCGGCGCTGCTGGCCGTGCCCGGCGTGTCCGAGGCGCGCATCCTGCTCACCGCCGATCGGCCGCAGCGGCGCATCATCGCGGTCGCCAGCGGCAAGGGCGGAGTCGGCAAATCGACGGTCGCCGCCAATATCGCGGTCGCACTGGCCCGGCGCGGCGTGAAGGTCGGCCTCGTCGATGCCGATATTTACGGCCCCTCGCAGCCCCGCCTGTTCGACGCGCACGATCGGCCGGATGCGAAGGACAAGATCATGTTCCCGGTGCCCACGCGCTGGGGCGTGCCGATCCTGTCGATGGGTCAGCTGATCGAGCCGGGCAAGGCGATCGCCTGGCGCGGACCGATGGCGGCGGGCGCGCTCAGCCAGCTGGTCGACGCGCATTGGGGCCAGACCGACGTGCTGATCCTCGATCTGCCGCCGGGCACGGGCGACGTGCAGCTGACCATGATCCAGAAGCATCGTCCGGTCGGCGCGGTCATCGTCTCCACCCCGCAGGATCTGGCCCTGATCGACGCGACGCGCGCGATCGATCTGTTCTTCAAGGCCGAGATCCCGATCGTCGGCCTCGTCGAGAATATGGCGGGCTATGCCTGCCCCCATTGCGGCGAAATCTCCGATCCGTTCGGGCAGGGCGGTGCCGAGGCGGAAGCGGCGGCCTTGGGCCTCCCCTTCCTCGGCCGCATTCCGCTCGCGCGCGGCATCCGCACCGCCTCCGATGCGGGCATGCCCCCCGCCGCCGGCGACGGGCCGGACGCCGCCCCCTTCCACGCCATCGCCGCGCAGATCGAAACCTGGCTGAACCCTTCGGCCTCGCCGGTGTTCTGA